In Euphorbia lathyris chromosome 9, ddEupLath1.1, whole genome shotgun sequence, the following are encoded in one genomic region:
- the LOC136205814 gene encoding lon protease homolog 1, mitochondrial, producing the protein MLKLLSSYSARQFHSQISSPRLRVTTTESSTSHWLQALSSFTGLGRRNSPKSSFYQRAFFCSDSSSDGEVVEAEVKSGESAADRADSSNAIVTTYPRPEDYLTVLAIPLLHRPLFPGFYMPIYVKDPKLLAALQENRKRQAPYCGAFLVKDVPGTDPTIVTGSESEKDIYELKGEDLFNRLHEVGTLAQISSIQGDQVILIGHRRLRITEMVSEDPLTVKVDHIKEKPFNKDDDVIKATSFEVISTLRDVLKSSSLWRDHVLTYVQHVGDFTFARLADFGAAISGASKLQCQEVLEELDVYKRLNLTLLLVKKEVEIGRIQDSIAKAIEEKITGEQRRYLLNEQLKAIKKELGLETDDKTALSDKFRERFEPNKEKIPAHVMQVIEEELTKLQLLEASSSEFNVTRNYLDWLTALPWGNYSDENFDVFHAQKILDEDHYGLSDVKERILEFIAVGKLRGSSQGKIICLSGPPGVGKTSIGRSIARALNRKFFRFSVGGLSDVAEIKGHRRTYIGAMPGKMVQCLKNVGTANPLVLIDEIDKLGRGHAGDPASALLELLDPEQNANFLDHYLDVPIDLSKVLFVCTANVIDTIPSPLLDRMEVIAIAGYITDEKMHIARDYLEKSTREACGIKPEQVEVTDDALLALIENYCREAGVRNLQKHIEKIYRKIALKLVRQGEVSESAVPGELEQVETASVESSSESIGDSGNRQNDKTTEKDGIAVTDQPSDQIQDSIDKLADTKEATESEKIEEHELTKAIEKLLVEASNLADFVGKPVFHAERIYKQTPVGVVMGLAWTAMGGSTLYIETTLVEEGEGKGALNLTGQLGDVMKESAQIAHTVARAILREKEPDNPFFANAKVHLHVPAGATPKDGPSAGCTMITSLLSLALKKPVRKDLAMTGEVTLTGKILPIGGVKEKTIAARRSDVKTIIFPSANRRDFDELASNVKEGLDVHFVDDYSQIFELAFNNGQNGEE; encoded by the exons ATGTTGAAGCTCCTTTCATCTTATTCCGCCCGCCAGTTTCATAGTCAAATTTCCTCTCCTCGTCTCCGGGTCACCACCACCGAGTCTTCTACCAGTCATTGGCTCCAGGCCCTGAGTTCTTTCACCGGGTTGGGTCGTAGGAACTCACCCAAGTCTAGTTTTTATCAAAGGGCGTTTTTCTGCTCTGATTCCTCAAGCGATGGCGAGGTGGTGGAGGCAGAAGTAAAAAGTGGGGAATCGGCGGCTGACAGAGCCGATTCCAGTAATGCAATCGTAACGACGTATCCTAGGCCCGAGGATTATCTCACG GTCTTGGCCATACCCTTGCTACATAGACCTCTATTTCCTGGTTTTTACATGCCAATTTATGTCAAG GATCCTAAGTTATTGGCAGCTTTACAAGAAAATCGAAAGCGGCAAGCCCCATATTGTGGTGCCTTTCTAGTTAAAGATGTGCCAGGAACTGATCCTACTATAGTAACTGGTTCTGAGTCAGAGAAAGATATATATGAGCTAAAGGGAGAAGATCTATTTAATCGTCTTCACGAAGTTGGCACACTTGCCCAG ATTTCAAGCATTCAAGGGGACCAGGTCATCCTTATTGGCCATAGACGTCTTCGAATAACTGAGATG GTTAGCGAGGATCCTCTTACAGTGAAAGTTGATCATATTAAG GAAAAGCCATTTAATAAGGATGATGATGTCATAAAGGCAACATCTTTTGAGGTCATTTCAACCTTAAGAGATGTTCTGAAGTCGAGTTCTCTTTGGAGAGATCATGTTCTAACATACGTTCAG CATGTTGGTGACTTCACTTTTGCAAGGTTGGCTGATTTTGGAGCTGCAATATCTGGTGCAAGCAAATTGCAGTGCCAGGAAGTGCTTGAAGAGCTGGAT GTATATAAACGATTGAATCTCACACTGCTGCTAGTGAAGAAAGAAGTGGAGATCGGCAGGATTCAG GATtcaattgcaaaagcaattGAAGAAAAGATAACCGGTGAGCAGCGTCGTTATTTGTTGAATGAACAGCTTAAAGCCATAAAGAAG GAACTGGGGTTGGAAACAGATGACAAAACTGCACTCTCTG ATAAGTTTAGAGAAAGGTTTgaaccaaacaaggagaaaatTCCAGCCCATGTTATGCAAGTAATAGAAGAAGAGCTTACTAAACTGCAGCTCTTAGAGGCCAGTTCCAGTGAATTTAATGTTACTCGTAATTATCTGGATTGGTTGACTGCATTGCCTTGGGGTAATTATAG TGATGAGAATTTTGATGTTTTTCATGCTCAAAAAATTCTTGACGAGGACCATTATGGATTAAGTGATGTTAAAGAAAGGATACTGGAGTTCATAGCTGTTGGAAAACTCAGAGGAAGCTCACAAG GGAAAATCATTTGTCTATCTGGGCCTCCTGGAGTGGGAAAAACTAGCATTGGCCGTTCAATTGCACGTGCTTTGAATCGGAAGTTCTTCAGATTCTCTGTTGGAGGATTATCTGATGTTGCTGAGATTAAG GGACATCGTCGAACCTATATTGGTGCAATGCCAGGAAAGATGGTGCAATGTCTGAAAAATGTGGGAACTGCTAACCCTCTTGTGCTGATTGATGAGATTGACAAG TTGGGGAGAGGACATGCAGGTGACCCGGCAAGTGCTTTGTTGGAACTTCTTGACCCAGAGCAAAATGCTAACTTTCTGGACCATTACCTTGATGTTCCAATTGACTTATCAAAG GTTCTGTTTGTATGCACAGCAAATGTTATAGACACGATACCCAGCCCTCTCTTGGACAGAATGGAGGTAATTGCTATTGCTGGCTATATAACTGATGAGAAAATGCATATTGCCAGAGACTATTTGGAGAAGTCTACACGTGAAGCATGTGGTATCAAGCCTGAAcag GTTGAAGTGACTGATGATGCGCTTCTTGCCCTCATTGAGAATTACTGCCGAGAAGCGGGGGTTCGGAATCTTCAAAAGCACATTGAAAAGATCTATCGCAAG ATTGCCCTGAAGCTTGTACGTCAAGGGGAGGTAAGTGAATCTGCAGTTCCTGGAGAACTGGAACAGGTGGAAACAGCAAGTGTTGAATCCTCCTCAGAATCAATAGGCGATAGTGGTAACAGGCAAAATGATAAAACCACTGAAAAAGATGGGATTGCAGTGACAGATCAGCCATCTGATCAGATTCAAGACTCTATCGATAAGCTTGCTGATACAAAG GAAGCTACGGAATCTGAAAAAATTGAGGAACACGAACTAACCAAGGCAATTGAGAAGTTGTTGGTTGAAGCATCTAACCTTGCGGATTTTGTTGGAAAGCCTGTTTTCCATGCGGAGCGCATCTACAAACAGACTCCAGTGGGAGTTGTGATGGGTCTTGCATGGACAGCAATGGGTGGTTCCACCTTGTATATAGAGACCACTCTGGTTGAGGAAGGAGAAGGGAAAGGAGCGCTTAATCTTACTGGTCAACTTGGCGATGTGATGAAAGAAAGCGCACAAATTGCTCACACAGTTGCACGGGCAATATTGCGTGAGAAAGAGCCGGATAACCCCTTCTTTGCAAATGCCAAGGTTCATCTCCATGTTCCTGCAGGGGCTACCCCAAAGGACGGACCAAGTGCTGGTTGCACCATGATCACATCCTTGCTTTCCCTTGCCCTGAAGAAGCCTGTGAGGAAAGATCTAGCAATGACTGGAGAAGTTACCCTAACAGGGAAAATCCTTCCTATTGGCGGG GTTAAGGAGAAAACAATAGCAGCAAGGAGGAGTGATGTAAAGACCATCATATTCCCATCAGCAAACCGAAGGGATTTCGATGAGCTCGCATCTAACGTAAAAGAAGGTTTGGATGTTCATTTCGTAGATGACTATAGCCAGATTTTCGAGTTGGCCTTCAATAATGGTCAGAATGGTGAAGAATAA